Proteins encoded within one genomic window of Acidobacteriota bacterium:
- a CDS encoding HNH endonuclease — MHHDQCSYCQVQQQFVPDPLEFEHITPVSKGGSNQVENLCLSCGNCNRHKASKTQGVDPETGQLTDLFNPNTQVWDEHFNWDEESIYLIGCTPTGRATIEALHINKVEFAITARHHWVKAGWHPPKK, encoded by the coding sequence ATCCACCATGACCAATGTTCTTACTGCCAGGTCCAACAGCAATTTGTGCCTGATCCATTGGAATTTGAGCACATTACCCCTGTGAGCAAAGGGGGATCAAATCAAGTAGAAAATCTGTGTCTTTCGTGCGGCAATTGCAATCGCCACAAGGCCAGTAAAACACAGGGAGTTGATCCTGAAACAGGCCAACTCACCGATCTTTTCAATCCAAATACGCAAGTTTGGGACGAGCATTTTAACTGGGATGAAGAGAGCATTTATCTTATTGGCTGTACTCCAACAGGAAGGGCCACAATTGAAGCACTTCATATTAACAAAGTTGAGTTTGCCATTACTGCCCGTCATCATTGGGTAAAGGCTGGCTGGCATCCTCCAAAAAAGTAA
- a CDS encoding DUF3859 domain-containing protein, whose protein sequence is MSSRLSQTQLSQVVSEVTRLAHQREELERSTLERAEVERILRELDLPAELLDDAMVELERRELVVQQKRSKNRMIMAVAALVLVLVLGVGWIFYLQSAALGRVNAEPGQITLGANDARAVQVINKQANSEVFNQVVLRDAPEGKELNLKCKWYDPTGKVYRENTYRTKTIDKSVWPTHCKCQLGSDAASGTWKVELSLEGRVISTTTFTVE, encoded by the coding sequence ATGTCAAGTCGCTTATCCCAAACTCAATTATCCCAGGTTGTTTCAGAGGTCACCCGACTGGCGCATCAGCGTGAGGAACTGGAGCGCTCCACGTTGGAACGCGCCGAGGTCGAGCGGATTTTGCGTGAACTGGACCTGCCGGCGGAATTGCTTGATGATGCGATGGTTGAACTGGAACGCCGCGAACTGGTCGTTCAGCAAAAGCGCTCCAAAAATCGAATGATCATGGCAGTAGCGGCGCTGGTGCTGGTGCTGGTGCTCGGTGTTGGATGGATCTTCTATCTCCAAAGCGCTGCACTTGGGCGCGTCAATGCCGAACCGGGCCAGATTACCCTTGGTGCCAATGATGCACGGGCGGTGCAGGTCATCAACAAACAGGCAAACAGTGAAGTGTTTAATCAGGTCGTCTTGCGCGACGCTCCTGAAGGCAAAGAACTCAACTTGAAATGCAAATGGTATGATCCGACGGGCAAGGTCTATCGGGAAAACACCTACCGCACCAAAACAATTGATAAGTCAGTCTGGCCAACCCACTGCAAATGCCAGCTTGGTTCGGATGCGGCTTCAGGGACCTGGAAAGTTGAGCTTTCGCTTGAAGGCCGGGTCATCAGCACGACCACCTTCACAGTAGAATGA
- a CDS encoding DMT family transporter, which yields MSQSNRGADHLSTGQITGVYAALLAVQLFFGINYYASKVVLSEIPPQAWAGIRVTSAAVILLLIHSLFVRRYPAREDLRWFVGFALFGIVINQILFVEGLARTTPTHSAIIGTTIPVMTLIFAVLRGEEHLRMLKILGVVLSLSGVCWLLGIHRFQFESQQQFGDILTFLNCVSFAFFLVLSRNVVARYDALTSTTFLMVFGAIGVDLVCAKPLFLFFSTQVSKVSASAWWHVAYVIVFPTVLTYGLNYWALKRVDASMVAVFIYIQPVVAASLSVLFLGETITVKLVGSTILVFTGVLLTMQQTQQWVSQWSSILGRKADSSLSLEESVPPC from the coding sequence GTGAGTCAGTCAAACCGTGGTGCGGACCACCTTTCAACGGGCCAGATAACCGGCGTGTATGCCGCGCTGCTGGCGGTTCAGCTCTTTTTTGGAATCAATTATTACGCATCGAAAGTTGTCCTCTCAGAAATTCCTCCGCAGGCATGGGCGGGTATCCGGGTCACATCGGCGGCGGTGATACTGTTGTTGATTCATTCGCTGTTTGTCCGGCGCTATCCAGCCCGTGAGGATCTGCGCTGGTTTGTCGGGTTCGCTCTTTTTGGCATTGTCATCAATCAAATTTTGTTTGTCGAAGGGCTGGCACGCACAACACCGACTCATTCGGCGATCATTGGAACGACCATTCCGGTGATGACCCTGATCTTTGCGGTGCTGCGTGGGGAAGAGCACTTACGGATGTTGAAAATCCTGGGCGTTGTGCTTTCCCTGAGCGGTGTGTGCTGGCTGCTGGGGATTCATCGGTTTCAATTCGAGTCACAACAACAGTTTGGCGACATTCTGACCTTTCTCAATTGTGTCTCCTTTGCTTTTTTTCTGGTTCTGAGCCGCAACGTCGTAGCCAGGTACGATGCCCTGACTTCGACCACGTTCCTGATGGTTTTCGGGGCGATTGGTGTTGACCTGGTGTGCGCCAAACCACTTTTTCTCTTCTTCTCAACTCAGGTGTCGAAGGTGTCAGCCAGCGCCTGGTGGCACGTCGCCTATGTGATTGTCTTCCCGACGGTTTTGACCTATGGGCTCAACTACTGGGCACTCAAACGGGTGGATGCCTCGATGGTCGCGGTGTTTATCTACATTCAGCCAGTGGTTGCCGCCAGTCTGTCAGTGCTTTTTCTTGGCGAAACCATCACTGTGAAACTGGTGGGCAGCACGATTCTGGTCTTTACCGGAGTGCTCCTGACGATGCAGCAGACACAGCAGTGGGTGAGTCAGTGGAGTTCGATATTGGGAAGAAAGGCTGACTCCTCATTGTCACTTGAAGAAAGTGTCCCACCCTGTTAG